accttcttctggaatacctcctgaaggacttgcctgaggctgttttacagttaatttttttttttaataagtagaaggagtatacTCTGATATAATAGTAAGATacatagtatagtaaatacataaaccaattACATAGTcatttatcattatcaagtattacgtACTATACATAATTGAATGTGCTATAGTTTTATgcactggcagtgcagtaggtttttttttataCCAGCATTATCTCAAACACATGAATAATGTGTTGCACTGTGATGCTGTGATAGCTATAGTGTCAGTAGCtgacaggaatttttcagctcccttGTAATTTCAGggaaccactgtcatatatgtagTCTGTTGCCAACCAAACATTGTtatgtggctcatgactgtataTCCCTGCCAGCACGAGAGGTTCTACCTTAACAGGTAGCTTATGAAGATGCCAAGTGGAAGGATGATTTTCCTGCTccttttgagaaaaaagaaagtttaaaaacattCCTTTGGAGCATCATCTTTTGAGGCAAAAGTCATACTGTAGTAATCTTTTAGCTCTTCATATTTCACAAGGAGGTCGGGGAGAACGAATATGTAATTTCaagaagacttttaaaaaatgtctctatCAATTATCCCTTTACTTAAAATTTCTTATATTACTCAtcctataatttattaatattaaacatttactattttttaaaaaattaaatgtttatagaatatGTGCcatgtctgaggcaggagaatctcttgaacctggggggcggatattgcagtgagctgagatcacgccatagcactccagcctgagcaacaagagcgaaattccgtcttgggggattaaaaaaaaaaaagaatatgtgccATGTAAGTTGGTATGCTTAGTGCCCTGGAAAATGAACAAGACAAGATTTCCTGTCTTTAAAGAGATCACAGCAAAGTGGATGGTGCAGAAAGATAAACATTGCAACAGAGTACGATAAAGGCCACAATAGAGTTATGCCATTCTATTGTGGGAACACTGGAGGCAGGCTATCTTCGAGTTCACTGGAAGATCAAGTCTCAAATGTAGGGAACATGTCCCTAGCTTGTTCAGGCTGCTTTATGGTTGGGCCCCATTTGTCTTCCAGTCTACCCTGTAGTCCAGTCATACTGAACGCCTCACTTTCTCCTGAATGTGGTGTGACACTTCATGACTTTTGTCTGTCTCAGGTgcttatttgtctttattttgcctagCATGCTGTTTCTGCTCTTCTTTTAAATCCCAGCTCAATTAGTGCTTCCTGCCCTGCCTAACCCAGAAAGTTAGTTGTTCCCTTTCATGTGCCCACAGTACTCTGCTCATATCCTAATATAAGGTTTATCGCAGTGCATTATCTatttgcatctctctctctctctttctctctctcccccttaaCACTCACAGCTCTTCAAAGACAAAGATGGTGACTTATGTGTCCTTGTACTATGATACTTAGCTGGCATATTAGTTAAAGCAAAAATACCAAATATCATGAGTCTTAATTAACTTTACTATTATATGTTATCATATACACTCTTGGTTTATACGCTAGtacactttttcattttcttaatacttATACCTGCTAGGGATCCTTCACATTTGTTTAATACAGTCCATTTAAATCACAGGTCCTATAGCACCTTCTATATGCTAGGTATCGTGTTAGGTACTAGGAATGTAAAAATGAGTAAGGTTCATCCTTGCTGACAAGGGGCTCACAGTGGAGGAGAAAAGACAGATAAACAGACACCTGCCACAATTTCTACTCAGTACAAAGTGTGATAGATGCTATGATACTAGGAAGCCCAGAGTGCTTTGGGTTAGCATATGCATGACAATCATACATAATAGTATAACTTGCCTAGTTGCTTGGAGTCAGGGAAAGCATCCTAGAGGAACTGCACTTTGAGTTGAATcttgagaaaggaaagaagcagaAAGGGAGCAGCTTAGAAGGATGTGAGAGACCAGGATGCTCTGGGGAAACTGCAGCTTGTTTATTCTGACAGGACTAAGAATAGGGCTTGAAACAGAAAGCAGGGAGAGTCTAGACTGGATCTGTTAGACAGGGATTACATTGTATCTGATCGGATCTATCATACTGAAGAGTTTATACTGTTAAACTGAAGATAGTGGAGAGCCACTGAATAATTTTCAACAAGCTTCAATCAAATTTATGTTTGTAATGTTTTGTAGCTTCtgtgcttccttccctcctcctttttcATATATTGTCATATTCTATCTGATTATTTCCCTTGTTTGTAAGTGATGCTTTGGAGTTTTCTTTGTCTGCTCAGTTGGAGTGTTCTTAAACACTCAATGTCAGGTATATAACCACTTACCTCTAACCTTCTATGGGAAAGGAGTAATAAATAGACATGCTATATCAGTTTTGCCAATATTGTGTGTGTTACTTTACTGCTTAATTTTGAGTTGTCTTTCTCTCTTACCAGTGCACTATTcgaattttgattttgttttaattaccAATGAACTCTTGTCTTGTGGAGACATAAAAGATACTGCAATGAGTAACAACAGTCAAAATACCTGCCAAGCCATCCTTTggtgattttttatttaaagaacaaGCCAGGTCTGGtagtcctgtagtcccagctactcaggaggctgaggcaggaggatcacttgagcccaggagtttgagcccaggagtttgagcccagccttgggcaacataatgtctgcctgcctgcctgcctgtctctgtctctctgtctgtctctctctctctctctctctctctccctctctgtctctctctctctctttaaagaaGGACATGAAATTCCTGATAAGCCACAAAGGGTTAATTTCATTATTAACTCttgaacaaaaattaattatttaggtaatattatatatgagaccttaagttggtttgttttttatatgATTTTAGAATAGGTGACCTTTGCAAATTTAACTAGAAATTTGAGATTTGTTTGACATTATTAATGCCTCACaaaatttattctctttattACTGAGTAAAATCAACTAGCTAGTTGTATAAAATCTAGCTGCAGCCATATACCTTGTTGGACTTAATTTTCTGCATCAGAATAAtgtttgtgttagatgatttctAAAGTCTTTTTCTGTTTACAGTTTTTGTATCCTTCATCTAataaatttttccaaattatttttcatgtagTGCACACATGGTCTTCTGAAGAAGCCATGGGTAGCTGTTGTAGCTGTCCAGATAAAGACACTGTCCCAGATAACCATCGGAACAAGTTTAAGGTCAGTAAAACTGGTTGAGTTATATATCTTACTGCCTAGTTGGgtgttcttcttttatttcacttaacatatctTATTTCTGGCTTTTATCACCAAACCtttctatttccctttctttccaccCTTTCTTGATTTAATAAATGATGACAACATTTTCTTACagtatggaattttttttagttttccttcggTCCTCTGTATCTAATTAGCCATACCGTTCTGgtaatactgtttttaaaatgccattttatgGGGTGCCTTTTCAATCTCATCACTATCTGTCtttcagttattattttcatGAGTGCCTGTGTGATTTCTTAACTGGACTCTACCTCAGGTCACCCTCTGATTCATCCTGTAGTCACCATCAAATTAATCTTCTTCTCTCATCATTCACTAACCTCTTTGCTAAAATTGTGTGGTGTTATTTTACCTGTAGCCTAAATGCTCCTATAGCTGTTTTGTGTCTGATAATTTGACCTCGATCTGTTACAAAGAATAGCCTTGATCACACAAACCTAGGTGTAAGTCTGTCACTTTAtaagctttgtgaccttgggcaggttacgTTATTACTGAGTCTTAATTCCATTTTTGTACAATGTAGTCTAGGATTGTTATGAGGGTTAAATACATGTAAAGCTCTTTTCCTACTCCCAGGGGAATAGTAACTTCTCCCTAAATGTTACCTACTGCTCTTAGTCTTTGGACGTTTTCTGAAGCTCAGCAGTACAAAGCCTTTCCTCATGTGAACTCTGTGCCAATCTATTTTGGTGTCTTTGAAAGGTACTTTTTTCTGCTTTAACATTGTGTCTTTATGATGTCCCTTTATCTCCTGACCCACTAGATTTcccttctgattttattttctgcgTAAATTTATTTATACTAGCGGTCCAACTAAAGGCCCTCCTCCTCTTAAATGAAGGTGTCTCAACAACCTTAGACCACAGTTCCTGCCTTCTGCAGCCTCTGTTGCATTCATTTGTCAATTAATCATACACTTTTGTGGTATTGACTTTGTGTTTCTACATTTTGTTTccccagtgggaatgtaaatttctTACAGATCTGAACTGGGTGTTACACGGCTACGTAGTCCATGCCTGATACACACATTGGTTGATGAATGAACTAACAAATTACAAATAACTAATTAGCAACAATGCATTTTCCTGACGAATTGGTGACATATTTGCATGACTGTCACCTTCTTTTTTTAGGTCATTAATGTGGATGATGATGGGAATGAGTTAGGTTCTGGCATAATGGAACTTACAGACACAGAACTGATTTTATACACCCGCAAACGTGACTCAGTAAAATGGCACTACCTCTGCCTGCGACGCTATGGCTATGACTCgaatctcttttcttttgaaagtggTCGAAGGTGTCAAACTGGACAAGGTAGaacctttgtttttttccccaaatattgtatttgaaattgttttttcAGCTATTCTGTATACAaagattaaattaatatttttcttctgaaaaaaatcccaaaataagCAGATTGTTAAGGAAAGATATAGTATACTATGTATTAATTTATCAACTGTTTATTAAGCACATTGTCTATGGGAGAAATTTTGGCTCATGTTAACTTTAAGATTTTTCAGTAAATGATTGGGTCTGCTAAATTGACTAAGTGTCtttatcattgatttttttactaCCTACTACTTGAATGGCCTTGACAAGTTACAGGACTTCCATTGAATGTTAAATTTCTTCTCTATAAAAGGGAAATGGTAATACCTATCTTTTAATTATTGTAATAATTAAACAAGATAACAATTGGAAAACACCTAGGGACTTTACAAGGGGCCTGTTACATGGCAAATGATCACCTTGGAATAGTGAGTTGGGCTCCCCCTGCTGTTAAGAAACAGACTAGCGTAAGTGCGCAGGTCTTGATTTCGTTAGCTTTATTTTGGGCCATCTCCCTTAGATGAATGAAAATTATTCTGTGAACTTTTGGCGGgggtttgttttgaaacagggaaTAATCATTAATTTatcagatatttatttaaaagggaTTTCTGACTCTTGGTGCATAGAATGCTTACTTTACAATTCTGCTGTTTGTCAAGTGTtcctatagttttttttaaaggtatgttaactatttttcccttttggtTTATATTTGTAGGAATCTTTGCCTTTAAGTGTGCCCGTGCAGAAGAATTATTTAACATGTTGCAAGAGATTATGCAAAATAATAGTATAAATGTGGTGGAAGAGCCAGTTGtagaaagaaataatcatcagacaGAATTGGAAGTCCCTAGAACACCTCGAACACCTACAAGTAAGTACCCCTTTTCCCTTTCACATTTTGAATAACAGACGTTTAGTTGTAAGCTATAGATTGTGGGTATTTAATCAATAACACACTAGAAATCACCACTGGATAACGGAAGTATAATGgttgtcagtttttaaaaacagctgcaggccgggcgcggtggcttacgcctgtaatcccagcacttcgggaggctgaggcgggcagatcactaggtcaggagatcgagaccatcttggctaacactgtgaaactccatctctactaaaaaaatacaaaaaaattagccgggcttggtggtgggcacctgtagtcccagctactcgggaggctgaggcatgagaatggcatgaacccgggaggtggagcttgcagtgaactgagatcacgccaccgcattccagcctgggcgacatagcaagactccgtctcaaaaacaaaacgaaacaaaaaaaacacagctgTAGTTCTAAgtacttcaaatatttaaaaaatgaaaacattcagtATTTCATATTAGGTAAAATATGGAGTTGGGGGTAATACTATTTGTGCTCTGATTTCTGCTGTCTTGGCAGAAAGACCTATAATCCTCTCAGTACAGATTCGattcttactcatttttattcTCTCTGCCCCGCCCCCCTTTTCGTTAAACCAATAAACAAAAACTCAGCTCCAGGATTTGCTGCTCAGAACTTACCTAATGGATATCCCCGATATCCCTCATTTGGAGATGCTTCATCCCATCCTTCAAGCAGACATCCTTCTGTGGGAAGTGCTCGCCTGCCTTCAGTAGGGGAAGAATCTACACATCCTTTGCTTGTGGCTGAGGAACAAGTAAGCATGTGCTACTGTGTAACAGCAATAATGATTGTTCAGAGTTAGGGTATCACTGTGCTAATACTGGAAGATTTTATTCAGCTTGAAGTTTAACTTTATCTGTTTGTAAATTACTTTTGTAGTGAACAATCAGAGGAGATAGCATATATTTGCTGGTTTATGCTCAAATATATGCGGGTATTCAGGGGAACTTACCATTACAATAGCTTGTGGGTTCACAGAAGAGGTACATCTATAGATTAAGAAAGGCATAACTAATGGTCAGTTCCCATTATAAGAATGTCCAATGGATTAAGAGTTTATGCTGCTTTTCATATTTTAGCCATTATAGTCAGTGAACTACTGGTAGGAAGGTAGATTTTGCTGTTAATGTTATGGAGTTATTTAGTGTTCCCGAGTATGCTAGTTTTCATGTGTGGAATGAAGTATCTGGTTGGAACCTCTGTATTAATTAGTTATACTTATGTTTTGTAAACCATATGTCACATTAAAaagtttttagtgtttttaaaatcagtttctttGTGTTCTTTACATAATGAGTtgttatattatttactgtaattacatgagtcttggtctgtcacccaggctggagtgcagtggcatgatctcagctcactgcaacctccacctcccgggttcaagcagctctcctgcctcagcctcccaggtagctaggattacaggcgcaggccaccacatccagctagttgtttcatatttttagtagagacggggtttcaccatgttggccaggctggttttgaactcctgacctcaagtgatctgcctgccccggcctcccaaagtgttgggattacaggcgtgagccactgtgcccgacccttgtaaatatttttatattatctccCCAAAATACTATTAAGCTTTTCTAAATAGTGATAATTTCTTACTTGGtggcatttattttatatatatgcattttacaGAACTCTTATTAAATCTAGTGGAGTTAATCTTATACAGTTAGATCATCAGTAAATAAGGATAAACTTACCTCTTTTCAAAgtcattatttatttctggatCATGTTTTAATGCTTTGAGAACCTCTAAAACAGCAGCAAAATGATAATCCCTATTTTgttcctgatttttattttttacataatatttatcatGTTTAACAATCAAATATAATGttgcatgttattttattttattttttgagatggagcctcactctgttgcccaggctgatatgtagtggtgtaatctcggctcactgcaacctctgcctcccgggttcaaatgattcatgtgcctcagcctccagagtagctaggattacaggcgctcaccaccatgcccagctaatttttgtatttttagtagggacggggtttcaccatgttggccaggatggtctcgaactcctaacctcaagtgatccacccgcttcagtgtcccagagtgctgggattacaggcatgggccactgcgcccagcctgcgtGTTATTTTGAAGTCGTTATTCTTTTATCAAATTAGGAAGACATTTCtacatttctccttctctttccacctttttattaataaaaaaataggTGCAAAAGTTTTGAAGTAAGAGTACATTTGGAGAGAAAGTTAATAAAGTTAACTGTTGTCAATAAAATTAACTGATGTGGTCAggctttttttcagttttgtttttttaagtaagtTAACTAAttcactttctgttttgttttaggtACATACCTATGTCAACACTACAGGTGTGCAAGAAGAGCGGAAAAACCGCACAAGTGTGCATGTTCCATTGGAGGCGAGGGTTTCTAACGCTGAAAGCAACACACCAAAAGAAGAACCAAGTAGTATTGAGGACAGGGATCCTCAGATTCTTCTTGAACCTGAAGGAGTCAAATTTGTTTTAGGGCCAACCCCTGTTCAAAAGCAGTTAATGGAAAAAGAGAAACTGGAGCAACTTGGAAGAGATCAAGTTAGTGGAAGTGGAGCAAATAACACAGAATGGGACACTGGCTATGACAGTGATGAACGAAGAGATGCACCCTCTGTTAACAAACTggtgtatgaaaatataaatgggctaTCTATCCCTAGTGCCTCAGGGGTCAGGAGAGGTCGTCTGACATCCACCAGTACCTCAGATACCCAGAATATCAACAACTCAGCTCAGAGAAGAACTGCATTATTAAACTATGAAAATCTACCGTCTTTGCCTCCTGTTTGGGAAGCCCGCAAGCTAAGTAGGGATGAAGATGACAATTTAGGaccaaagaccccatctctaaatggCTACCATAATAATCTAGATCCAATGCATAACTATGTAAATACAGAGAATGTAACAGTGCCGGCAAGTGCTCACAAAATAGAATATTCAAGGCGTCGGGACTGTACACCAACAGTCTTTAACTTTGATATCAGACGCCCAAGTTTAGAACACAGGCAGCTTAATTACATACAGGTTGACTTGGAAGGTGGCAGTGACTCTGACAACCCTCAGACTCCAAAAACGCCTACAACTCCCCTTCCACAAACCCCTACCAGGCGCACAGAGCTGTATGCCGTGATAGACATCGAGAGAACTGCTGCTATGTCAAATTTGCAGAAAGCACTGCCACGAGATGATGGTACATCTAGGAAAACTAGACACAATAGTACTGATCTGCCCATGTGAGCCTGGAAAGCATTATGTTGTTTGCACCTttgtgaagtttttaaaaatgaagatgcaagtgcttcattttcatttctaaacacTAACTCCTTTTATAGActgataaaatttttttctgaatatttcatgtGCATCTTTAACTAAAGGGAATTAATGTAGAGCAGGTACTCCTTAAAGAACACTAATTTCATTATATACTACTCGTTGTACAGCAGCATTCCCGTTTTCACAGTGCCTATTTAAAATGAGAGTTGAAGTAAATGACATGCTGGTTGATTTTTATCAATATTCTGGACTTAACGCATATCTTTCATGTCTAAGTCATGGTtggcttttaaaactttttataaagcCTCTTGACAATGTACATTGCTAACAGGTAACTATAGGCTTTGAAAGTAATGCTCGTAGATTCAGTGTTCACAGTATGTGGCCTCCAGCATGTAACATGAGGaatcctttatttcattaattaatgGCTTTTTGACTTGAGCCAAAACATATGTAAAGGAAACAGAAGTACCGCACCTCCTCTTACACCAGTCAGCTCCTTTGCCTTCAGTGTTACTAGAAAGCGGCCTGTGTCCATGAGTGTGCTTTGCTGTTGGTGCACTgaaaggcaggaaggagacaAGATTTTCTATTTACTCATCTCATGATGTCATTTGAAGGGCATGTCCAGATATCTTAAAATTATAATAGGCTCAAGAATCAGTCTCAGGTCACTTTAtccaaaaacatttgaaaatctgAACCACAATCTCCTGAAAGTTTTTCTCCTATAGATTATTGACAACACATTGTTTTCTGGAGGCATTTGTGCCATTAGGTTTCCATTtatcttcagtttttttctttggtgTTTGGGATGTCTTATTTTGTTGCCTTATGTccttttcaatttaaaatgtttgagtTTGTATATAGTTTTGAAATTGGATTATGTGTTCATTGTtgtttagtttgcatttttgtCAAATTatggttttgaaggttcattTGGAACTTACTGTTATTCTGTAACAGGGTTGCCCTTGtccagtatttatttatatgctgTTTACTTTTCAAGTTGATAAAAACATTCTCCAATTCTAAATTTGCTTGTGTCCATAGGTGATCTCTTTAGCaaactgagaaaaaaaggaagatactTTTAACATGCAAAGTTCCCTCAAGGTGTACCGTGTTTTCTCTGTGGGCACTCTTCCCCAGCACTTTAGCAGTAATTCCCCCAGCTACACGCTGCAGTTGTACTCTGCCCACTCTAGTGTTCCTCAGCTCTGCTGTCCTTTTACTTGTAGCTGGATCTTTGATTATCCTTCGATTTCCATGAAATATTAATACTGTTGCCAGCATAGCAGGTACAGTGGAAGTCTTGTAGCAGTGAGATTGTATCATAATTTaggatttaaaatgaattaaagtttATATAAACTGAAGAGTCTCCATATGTCAAACTCTTGGAAAATCAAAGATGTTCCAATTTCCTAAACACTAGAGAATACGAGAGAAGGTAGAGTGGAAAAGGTTAGGTAACCttgcaaaatattttactattttctctaaATATGAGGAAGTTTGAGATTATGATCTGGTTCTACCAGATATAACTAAGGTTAATTTAGCATGAAAAAGTTTTAGTCATATTAGCATCCAACCTATTCAGTAACCGAATCATAGGACAATGATGGATTAGGAGAACAATAGAGTGGGatcattataaagaaaataaattattaaaggtGTCTTTATCGTTTTCAGTGCCATTTTTAGTGTCTTTACTATAAATCAATATCAGTGTATTTTATCATTCTGTGTGCAtagcagaattttcttttctcccttttgttCCCCTGTGAACTTGGTGCTTATTAAAGTGTTCACTGTTCTCTTAAAAGAGAGCAGTGGTATAGGTGTGCAGTTTCCGTGATGCAGGttccatttttaatatattgttccACTTATCCTTTCTTCTGAGTAAATTGCTAATTGTGCCAAATTTATGTAATAGTTTTTGTAATGTGGAATAAGAATTATGATGGAACCATTGCACAGTTTTTTCTGAAACAGCCAGTCAAGGCAGAACATTAATCTCCAAATGAAAGGGCtgatctatttattcattttggagGTTGGGTACTTTATCCTTTCTTTCTGTCATCCTTTTCATTGTTTCCTCCGGATTctaattagtttttattttttttaggtaACTCCAATATAATCATTACAGTTTATGCTTTAAATACTATgtgctttaaaaaggaaaatgggaCCAATTTGTCTGCTAAGAATTTGATTTTAGGTACTATAAGAGTATTaggaaaatatatacaactgGTgttaatttctagatattttctagAAATCACTTGTGttcctatttaataaaaggtaaTTTAGAATACTACTTGTCCTTTGCAGTAGTTTAGTAATGGGCATTAAGCTGTGTCCTCGAAGGATGTACCTATTACTAGGTGCATTTTAGAatgaaatattgatattttattagcATATAATTGTGGCCATATATCTCAGATTTTCTGAGGCAGATCTAATTTTAGATAATTCTGTTGGTAGACCATGTGATCCTTCGTTTTGGTTTTGGAAATATAATCATTGTTAATGTTTTCCCTCCAAATAGAATACTGTTTTATCCATACAAATCATAACAGCATCTATCCCATGCCAGGGTTGGAAACTGATATTGGTATTACTTGTGTTTTTTCTTAGTGTGTTTTATTTCCCAGtttcatcttcttttaaaaatgaaaatatggtgccttccctccctccaggaAGACtggcaaatatttccttttatttactgCTGCTGTGGAGTGATGAGATATGCACTTTACTCTTTAAGATTCAGCAAAAAGCTTTTCACTTCTCAGTATATCCAGAATACATCATATCTGGGACTTAGGAAAATTTGCCAAGcaatctttgtttttatagataCTAATGTTGACCCTCTCCAGCGTTCAATGTTATAAATAGAACAAGTCAAGCTAGTGTTTGTttatctcctccccctccccaaaaCTGTGGCACAGCATATAAAAATGTACCTCAATAATGTTCTATTAAAAATGGGACAGGGGCCTTATGTTTTCATAATTTCCCAACAATGTGCCGCCATATTTTTGCCTCAAGGTAAAGGTTTTAACAGATGAAAAAGTACTTCCCAATTCCCCCGTGCTATTCCTAACCTATAATGCCCAAATGTTTTGTGcaatgtgtagtgtgtgtgtataaatacatatattcttGAAATAGACATACCATCAGAGACATCATTCACAAGTAACTGATGTATTGGCATCTCATTCATATTTCTGATGTGTGAGGTATATGGTACTAATTACCTTTTCCTTGATGTTTGCCAAATTTGAATAAAGGCATTGGTACGAAATTACAGaatgtaaagaaaatgtttttggcttgaaaaattaacaaatattttatgacgTACCACAGTATACTCTGCCCAAACCAGCACCCTATCTATCTTTCCTGTTCTTTACATCCCTGTTCCCCATCCCTACTTCCTCATTTTTTTGGGGTATAACACAGTTCTTTTGTAGCATCATTATAATTGCAGTTCTATGGCAATTGGACAGTTATAGCATGGAAACAGACTGGTATAAATAGTACAGTAGTCACCAGTGTGCCACATTTGCATTAGTaatgcaaaatatacattttataaaggaCAAACTTtgtgttatgttttattttcactaCATTGTATAATATTGTAAGACTATTGTATGTCCTAATTTGCattataaatgtttttttcctacGTAAAGGCATAAATATAGCAACTTTGTATAAAGGTAGCttattagatttttaattttttcttttataaaaaattgTCTAACAGTGGGACTACCATTGCcaaattgtatatgaaatatgaattttACCCCCATggttaatttcttttataaacatTCCATATTTCTCTAATAAAAAGACATAAGTGATACTGTACTATGCATACATTGTATCTTAATGCTGTTTCAGatcagcattttaaa
The Gorilla gorilla gorilla isolate KB3781 chromosome 10, NHGRI_mGorGor1-v2.1_pri, whole genome shotgun sequence genome window above contains:
- the FRS2 gene encoding fibroblast growth factor receptor substrate 2, which translates into the protein MGSCCSCPDKDTVPDNHRNKFKVINVDDDGNELGSGIMELTDTELILYTRKRDSVKWHYLCLRRYGYDSNLFSFESGRRCQTGQGIFAFKCARAEELFNMLQEIMQNNSINVVEEPVVERNNHQTELEVPRTPRTPTTPGFAAQNLPNGYPRYPSFGDASSHPSSRHPSVGSARLPSVGEESTHPLLVAEEQVHTYVNTTGVQEERKNRTSVHVPLEARVSNAESNTPKEEPSSIEDRDPQILLEPEGVKFVLGPTPVQKQLMEKEKLEQLGRDQVSGSGANNTEWDTGYDSDERRDAPSVNKLVYENINGLSIPSASGVRRGRLTSTSTSDTQNINNSAQRRTALLNYENLPSLPPVWEARKLSRDEDDNLGPKTPSLNGYHNNLDPMHNYVNTENVTVPASAHKIEYSRRRDCTPTVFNFDIRRPSLEHRQLNYIQVDLEGGSDSDNPQTPKTPTTPLPQTPTRRTELYAVIDIERTAAMSNLQKALPRDDGTSRKTRHNSTDLPM